One stretch of Brachyhypopomus gauderio isolate BG-103 chromosome 8, BGAUD_0.2, whole genome shotgun sequence DNA includes these proteins:
- the LOC143521075 gene encoding cytohesin-interacting protein, translated as MTTSTSYIIKLIRKGSRANSFTHRKPGSSSDCEKDKIRYRSRDEQGCKAKGSLIKDLAHDCERQNVVISKKDNETFGFKIKTYDEKNNTDPGQDVLTCVSSVRQEGPAERAGLRTGDLIISINSICVEDSVHQRIVDLILNSSTCLKMEIVRGTTVKQRELHKKLHHLQGQLREKREELRLLIAQEEHLRRGD; from the exons ATGACGACTTCAACGAGCTACATCATAAAACTTATTAGAAAAGGAAGCCGCGCGAATTCTTTCACGCACCGAAAACCGGGATCATCGAGTGACTGCGAAAAAGACAAGATCCGCTATCGATCCAGGGATGAGCAAGGATGTAAG GCAAAGGGATCTCTGATAAAAGACCTGGCACATGACTGCGAGAG gcAAAATGTTGTCATTTCAAAAAAAGACAATGAGACATTTGGATTTAAAATCAAG ACGTATGATGAGAAGAACAATACTGACCCTGGACAGGATGTGTTAACCTGTGTGAGCTCAGTGAGGCAGGAAGGGCCAGCAGAGAGGGCTGGCTTAAGAACAg GGGATCTCATCATTAGCATCAACAGTATATGTGTAGAGGATTCTGTGCATCAGCGTATTGTTGACCTGATTCTGAACTCCTCCACCTGCCTAAA GATGGAGATTGTAAGGGGCACTACAGTGAAACAAAGGGAACTACATAAGAAATTACACCATCTACAA GGGCAgctgagagagaagagggaggagcTGCGATTACTTATCGCACAGGAAGAACATCTCagacgag
- the c8h7orf57 gene encoding uncharacterized protein C7orf57 homolog isoform X1 → MSAGPNYRRTKPGMKTSVPNSNGATGPASQIPGLSQTAETGPVERTTGRRVGIQATDSDYVKLAKQGGHKGLLSHDNTDDEGKSGTLYAAPTWFSDEDGQESKSKGSSQKLVAPFGTDDGPVMDLESDASTGPKEKVLVGHATQEMQKLSLTQKDIEEANKFKRTSHDKKPAAPVSMSKLLSFGYMEEDKKSPDEDSSMIGMTSEQTSTIALEDELE, encoded by the exons ATGTCAGCCGGACCAAACTACCGCCGAACTAAACCTG GTATGAAAACCAGCGTTCCCAATTCAAATGGTGCCACTGGTCCCGCATCACAAATTCCGGGTTTGTCTCAAACTGCCGAAACTGGACCGGTAGAGAGAACAACGGGACGCAGAGTGGGAATTCAGGCCACGGACTCAGACTACGTCAAACTTGCAAAGCAAGGAGGGCACAAGG GATTATTGTCGCATGATAATACAGATGATGAAGGCAAATCTGGCACGTTGTACGCAGCCCCCACCTGGTTTTCTGATGAAGATGGACAGGAAAG TAAAAGTAAAGGATCATCGCAGAAGCTGGTGGCCCCATTCGGGACTGACGACGGCCCGGTCATGGACCTGGAGTCCGACGCCTCCACTGGACCCAAAGAGAAG GTGTTGGTGGGTCATGCCACCCAGGAGATGCAGAAGCTCTCGCTGACCCAGAAGGACATTGAGGAAGCCAACAAGTTCAAGCGGAC GTCGCACGATAAGAAGCCAGCTGCTCCTGTCAGCATGTCCAAGCTGTTGAGCTTCGGCTACATGGAGGAGGACAAGAAGTCTCCGGACGAGGACAGCTCCA tgatagGTATGACCTCGGAGCAGACGAGCACCATTGCCCTTGAGGATGAGCTGGAGTAA
- the c8h7orf57 gene encoding uncharacterized protein C7orf57 homolog isoform X2, whose translation MSAGPNYRRTKPGMKTSVPNSNGATGPASQIPGLSQTAETGPVERTTGRRVGIQATDSDYVKLAKQGGHKGLLSHDNTDDEGKSGTLYAAPTWFSDEDGQESKSKGSSQKLVAPFGTDDGPVMDLESDASTGPKEKVLVGHATQEMQKLSLTQKDIEEANKFKRTSHDKKPAAPVSMSKLLSFGYMEEDKKSPDEDSSSMTSEQTSTIALEDELE comes from the exons ATGTCAGCCGGACCAAACTACCGCCGAACTAAACCTG GTATGAAAACCAGCGTTCCCAATTCAAATGGTGCCACTGGTCCCGCATCACAAATTCCGGGTTTGTCTCAAACTGCCGAAACTGGACCGGTAGAGAGAACAACGGGACGCAGAGTGGGAATTCAGGCCACGGACTCAGACTACGTCAAACTTGCAAAGCAAGGAGGGCACAAGG GATTATTGTCGCATGATAATACAGATGATGAAGGCAAATCTGGCACGTTGTACGCAGCCCCCACCTGGTTTTCTGATGAAGATGGACAGGAAAG TAAAAGTAAAGGATCATCGCAGAAGCTGGTGGCCCCATTCGGGACTGACGACGGCCCGGTCATGGACCTGGAGTCCGACGCCTCCACTGGACCCAAAGAGAAG GTGTTGGTGGGTCATGCCACCCAGGAGATGCAGAAGCTCTCGCTGACCCAGAAGGACATTGAGGAAGCCAACAAGTTCAAGCGGAC GTCGCACGATAAGAAGCCAGCTGCTCCTGTCAGCATGTCCAAGCTGTTGAGCTTCGGCTACATGGAGGAGGACAAGAAGTCTCCGGACGAGGACAGCTCCA GTATGACCTCGGAGCAGACGAGCACCATTGCCCTTGAGGATGAGCTGGAGTAA